One region of Trichoderma breve strain T069 chromosome 7 map unlocalized scaffold00007, whole genome shotgun sequence genomic DNA includes:
- a CDS encoding luciferase-like monooxygenase domain-containing protein: MGDSIPTTAGAAADGQAQGKKQMILNAFVMNTPGHLAPGFWRHPRNKTDQYTKLSFWTELAQLLDKAGFHAMFIADTLGPYDVYKGPSNVVPALAAGAQFPVNDPLYLVPAMAAVTKNLIFGVTASLTYEKPYALARRLSTVDHLSEGRVAWNIVTSYLDSAARNHGLKEQIPHDERYAIAHEYMEVLYKLWEGSFRDDAVIRDREHGHYVASDGVLQIHHKGKYFEVPGPHFCEPSPQRTPFLFQAGVSEAGNGFGGKHGEAIFVGGQTPEGVKKTVDNIRDVAQKEGRDPSHIKVIVGINVIVAATDEEAQAKKESYLEYADQEGALALFGGWTGVDLSGYSDDEDFRFTDSPRLQSIVRRWSDTVPGTDNLPWTKRRIVEYLSIGGLGAKVVGSPTTVADELERWIEVSEVDGFNLAHVTNPGSFEDIIEYLLPELRRRGVFRSGVEKEGATAREVFIGSKRLPEDHPGSQYKWRAGESVPKYLQQQEETAGSN, from the coding sequence ATGGGCGACAGCATACCGACTACTGCGGGCGCCGCTGCCGATGggcaagctcaaggcaaAAAGCAGATGATCTTGAATGCCTTTGTCATGAATACTCCGGGTCATCTTGCCCCTGGGTTCTGGCGACATCCAAGAAACAAGACCGATCAATACACAAAGCTCTCCTTCTGGACGGAACTAGCGCAGCTCCTCGATAAAGCAGGGTTTCATGCCATGTTCATCGCTGACACTCTGGGACCCTACGACGTATACAAGGGCCCTTCAAATGTCGTGCCAGCTCTGGCAGCTGGCGCCCAGTTTCCGGTCAATGACCCTCTATATTTGGTTCCTGCAATGGCAGCTGTGACCAAGAATCTTATTTTTGGAGTCACTGCTAGCTTGACATATGAGAAGCCTTATGCGCTTGCTCGCCGTCTATCTACAGTAGATCATCTCAGCGAGGGCCGCGTTGCGTGGAATATTGTCACATCATACCTCGACAGTGCGGCTCGCAATCACGGTCTGAAGGAACAGATCCCCCACGACGAAAGATATGCCATTGCACATGAGTATATGGAAGTCTTGTATAAATTGTGGGAGGGAAGTTTCCGAGATGACGCTGTGATTCGAGATCGCGAGCATGGACACTACGTTGCCAGTGACGGCGTTCTCCAGATTCACCACAAGGGCAAATACTTTGAAGTGCCCGGCCCTCACTTCTGTGAGCCATCTCCTCAGCGCACTCCATTCCTTTTCCAAGCTGGAGTATCTGAGGCGGGCAACGGTTTCGGAGGAAAGCACGGAGAAGCCATCTTTGTCGGCGGCCAGACACCTGAAGGTGTTAAGAAGACTGTGGATAACATTCGTGACGTAGCACAAAAGGAAGGGAGGGATCCGAGCCATATCAAAGTGATTGTGGGAATTAATGTTATTGTTGCTGCAACAGACGAGGAAGCtcaggccaagaaggaaagCTATCTTGAATATGCTGACCAAGAAGGAGCTTTGGCCCTTTTTGGCGGATGGACTGGAGTTGACCTTTCTGGCTATTCAGACGACGAAGATTTCCGCTTCACCGATTCACCTAGGTTGCAGTCAATAGTCCGGAGATGGTCGGACACTGTCCCAGGGACCGACAATCTCCCATGGACCAAGCGAAGAATTGTAGAATATCTCAGCATTGGCGGTCTCGGGGCAAAGGTTGTAGGTAGTCCAACCACAGTAGCAGATGAGCTGGAGAGGTGGATCGAAGTGTCTGAAGTAGACGGCTTCAACCTGGCCCACGTCACAAACCCGGGTAGTTTTGAGGATATCATCGAGTATCTTCTTCCCGAATTGCGGAGACGAGGCGTATTCCGAAGTGGTGTCGAGAAAGAAGGCGCAACGGCCAGAGAAGTGTTCATCGGGTCTAAGAGATTACCGGAAGACCATCCAGGAAGTCAGTACAAGTGGCGAGCTGGCGAAAGCGTGCCAAAATACCTCCAGCAACAAGAGGAGACAGCAGGTAGCAATTAG
- a CDS encoding fungal specific transcription factor domain-containing protein translates to MPQGNPKQKRTKSEYDLMLVKRRRFRPAKACYPCRRRKVKCNLRQPCESCNIRGHPDLCDYTTPIQANASDKPSNASEASKSHLASDHEDAVATPAEDTPIGLYVDPVAPYDTKLHLGPDSLPSLLAKYESLSSNPQQQERNCWQGAAFKPPTNPQTIFELLCLQDSSTVSPFTNLWKPEDGPEVVYNALPEDEALRSYVRFFQNSLLRILPFTINFPQFETALSEFLHQRSKDSAEALQNPPSACTLTWFGLLFGILACGAQLGSDQESELIKARVFACCAFQCLRMSNLLSFPDIHTIQALIMLVNFLQNQANAGASWSILGLTIRLAQTLGLHWSPDPDTVDVDQRDEATVKYYIWRSLIWQDTLVSLCYGRPSCITVMDEIPPESSSSALIPPQTYSFTTSCNHLFIIANKICQALNKAGFSRKPLSPGEIQDFKKIIDRIAKQSTLHLQDVEKCQNRDECIQNNFFREFVDSVMLCLYRPAVLSNGDAYNKELWAPYLQHCRSVLHTFLELLKLDCPIRRSWVFVHVTLSCALTLGIAANAQNDISDKLFLKGFLDTFSKANIFANVSSYQEALRLLRQSMSTYD, encoded by the exons ATGCCCCAAGGCAACCCGAAACAGAAGAGGACCAAGTCCGAGTACGACTTAATGCTTGTTAAGAGGCGAAGATTTCGCCCTGCAAAGGCTTGCTACCCATGCAGGCGGCGCAAAGTCAAATGCAATCTCCGCCAGCCCTGCGAGAGTTGCAACATCCGCGGACACCCCGATCTGTGCGATTACACCACGCCTATACAAGCCAATGCCTCGGATAAACCCAGCAATGCGTCGGAAGCAAGCAAATCGCATCTTGCAAGCGATCACGAAGATGCGGTCGCCACTCCAGCGGAGGACACACCTATAGGACTTTACGTGGACCCCGTCGCGCCGTATGACACAAAATTGCACCTGGGTCCGGATTCACTTCCCAGCCTGCTAGCGAAATATGAGAGCCTCAGCTCTAACCCGCAGCAACAAGAACGGAATTGCTGGCAGGGAGCTGCCTTCAAACCGCCAACGAACCCGCAAACCATCTTCGAATTGCTTTGCCTGCAAGATTCTAGTACTGTCTCACCATTCACCAACCTATGGAAGCCTGAAGACGGCCCCGAAGTCGTTTATAATGCGCTTCCAGAGGATGAAGCTTTGAGAAG CTATGTTCGCTTCTTCCAAAATTCGCTCTTACGTATTTTACCATTTACCATCAATTTCCCTCAATTCGAGACTGCCCTTTCCGAGTTTCTTCATCAGCGCTCAAAAGATTCTGCAGAAGCTCTGCAGAATCCTCCGTCTGCTTGCACACTGACTTGGTTTGGACTCTTATTCGGCATTCTTGCATGCGGTGCACAACTTGGGTCTGACCAGGAATCTGAGTTGATCAAGGCTCGTGTTTTCG CATGTTGTGCGTTCCAGTGCTTAAGGATGAGCAATCTTCTTTCGTTTCCCGACATCCACACCATTCAGGCTCTCATAATGCTTGTCAATTTTTTGCAGAATCAGGCCAATGCTGGAGCCTCTTGGTCAATTCTAG GTCTTACCATACGGCTCGCACAGACGCTGGGGCTGCACTGGTCTCCGGACCCGGATACCGTGGATGTGGATCAACGGGACGAGGCTACTGTAAAATATTACATCTG GCGATCGCTAATATGGCAGGACACGCTGGTCTCGTTATGTTACGGAAGACCGTCTTGTATCACTGTCATGGACGAAATCCCACCCGaatcgtcgtcatcagcaTTGATACCGCCTCAGACGTACTCTTTCACAACTAGTTGCAATCATCTGTTCATTATCGCAAACAAAATCTGCCAAGCGCTCAACAAGGCAGGATTCTCTAGGAAGCCATTATCACCGGGTGAAATACAAGACTTTAAAAAGATAATTGATCGTATCGCTAAGCAATCAACTCTACACCTTCAGGATGTCGAAAAGTGTCAGAATCGCGATGAATGTATCCAGAATAACTTTTTTCGTGAGTTTGTGGACTCGGTCATGCTCTGTCTCTACCGTCCGGCAGTACTCTCCAATGGCGACGCGTACAACAAAGAACTTTGGGCTCCGTATTTACAGCACTGTCGCTCTGTTCTTCACACCTttctcgagctgctcaaacTCGATTGTCCTATCAGGCGGTCGTGGGTTTTTGTTCACGTCACTCTTAGTTGCGCCTTGACCCTTGGAATTGCTGCCAATGCACAAAATGACATTTCCGACAAACTCTTTCTGAAAGGATTTCTCGATACGTTCTCGAAAGCAAATATTTTTGCCAATGTATCGTCCTACCAAGAAGCGCTGCGATTACTTCGACAGTCAATGAGTACATATGATTGA
- a CDS encoding fungal specific transcription factor domain-containing protein: protein MMVAIALTDESEDSSELMQALHDHVLPDVQYMVWNTRVDLQGLVLLVLVSLYYYYSHKWRKAWRFIRNVVRIILELGLNRRIVLDRSFPDQKAHTQALNTMWAVFVLEQQLRYALGLSTTMQDFFMDPTLPKPVNAPYLEAMIHYARIGAKACETLSCDEINTQVMSGDCQDAYTYFQYRLSEWRKAIGTQFQFKSTSKRVDQWNTQLDAILRLRANNLHFVVTRFMFFEREFRGMVPADLWSVCMDVAADTTCILATIDGSPAAYQATKSESNYFLVSSMGISFLAMLQGSLFPISAQSPLDPETCLRAQQSAILCLNLLRNRAELSRQSKHLWNRVSDLASRLNLLGFLAPVAPGNIEEVSGTAETMSINETWERHTSHWEQGLASLSPNVAALGFPVSESNDEGSTSASKIYSAFDIMFGPDSVFNGIDE from the exons ATGATGGTGGCTATTGCTCTGACTGATGAGAGCGAGGATTCCTCGGAACTGATGCAAGCCCTCCATGATCATGTGTTACCAGACGTTCAGTACATGGTGTGGAATACGAGAGTTGATCTTCAAGGGTTAGTACTTTTGGTACTCGTG AGTCTATATTACTACTACTCCCATAAGTGGCGTAAAGCTTGGCGATTCATAAGGAACGTCGTAAGAATTATCCTAGAGCTGGGATTGAATCGAAGGATCGTTCTGGATCGGTCCTTTCCCGATCAAAAGGCACATACCCAGGCACTTAACACGATGTGGGCCGTATTTGTACTTGAGCAACAGCTGAGGTACGCCCTGGGACTCTCCACGACCATGCAAGACTTTTTCATGGACCCAACTCTTCCAAAACCG GTCAACGCTCCATATCTGGAAGCAATGATTCACTACGCTCGGATTGGTGCAAAAGCATGTGAAACGCTTTCTTGTGATGAAATAAACACTCAAGTGATGTCCGGAGACTGCCAAGATGCATATACATACTTCCAGTACCGCCTTAGCGAATGGCGGAAAGCGATCGGGACCCAATTCCAGTTCAAATCCACTAGCAAGAGGGTAGATCAGTGGAACACTCAACTTGACGCAATCCTTCGATTACGGGCAAACAACTTGCATTTTGTAGTAACGAGATTTATGTTCTTCGAAAGAGAATTTCGCGGCATGGTCCCAGCCGACCTGTGGTCTGTATGCATGGATGTGGCTGCTGATACTACCTGCATCTTGGCCACTATTGATGGCTCCCCAGCGGCTTATCAGGCTACTAAATCCGAGTCGAACTATTTTCTTGTCTCGTCGATGGGCATCTCGTTCCTTGCCATGTTACAAGGCTCCCTATTCCCAATTTCGGCACAGAGCCCGTTGGACCCGGAAACGTGCCTGAGGGCCCAGCAAAGTGCGATCCTTTGCCTCAATTTGCTGCGAAATCGAGCAGAGCTATCACGCCAGTCAAAACATCTGTGGAACCGTGTCAGCGATCTTGCGTCCCGCTTGAATCTCCTGGGTTTCTTGGCCCCCGTCGCTCCCGGCAACATTGAGGAGGTCTCAGGTACAGCGGAAACAATGAGCATTAACGAAACATGGGAAAGACACACAAGCCATTGGGAGCAGGGACTCGCTAGCTTGTCACCGAATGTTGCGGCACTTGGATTCCCTGTCAGTGAGAGTAACGATGAGGGATCCACCTCAGCGAGCAAGATCTATTCAGCATTCGATATAATGTTTGGCCCTGATTCCGTCTTTAATGGGATTGATGAATGA